CCCGGCTACGACGCGAACGCCACCGAGCGTTACCCGGTCATCTATTTCCACGACGGCCAGAATCTCTTCGACCCGCGCCTCGCCTACGGCGGCACGACATGGGGCATCGACGAGGCCATGCACCGCCTCATCGCGACCGGCAAGACGCGCGGCGCGATCATCGTCGGCCTCTGGAACAACGGCCTCACCCGCTTCCCCGAATACATGCCGCGCAAAGCGGTCACGACCGCCGACCTCGGTTTCGGCGTCGGCAACCAGCGCATGCCCGCCGCGATGATCCGCTCCGACGAATACCTGAAATTCATCGTCGAGGAACTGAAGCCCTTCATCGACCGCACCTATCGCACGCTTCCCGACCGCGCTCACACCAGCATCGCCGGCTCCAGCATGGGCGGACTGATTTCCGGCTACGCCCTCGCCGAATACCCGGCCGTCTTCGGCGCCGCCGCGTGCGTCTCGACGCATTGGCCCGCCGGCGACGGCTGCGTCGTGGACTACTTCGCGCAACACCTCCCGCGCGCCGGCGCACACCGCCTCTACTTCGACTTCGGCACGGCCACGCTCGACGCGCTCTACGAGCCGTTCCAGCAACGCATGGACGCCGCCCTGCGCACGCTCGGCTACACCGAAGGCCGCGACTGGCTCACCAGGAAATTCCCCGGCGCCGAGCACAACGAGAAAGCCTGGTCCGCCCGCGTCGATCTCCCGCTCGAATTCCTGCTCACCGCGCCGTAGCGCCGGCTTCCCCCCGGTTCTTTTTCTCCGCCTGTCATCGCGAGCCCGACACCGTCGGGCGTGGCGATCCAGCCGTCTTCCTCAGAAAATCGTGTAGATGAACGGCGCCAGCCCGCTGCCGCCGAGCACCACGAGCACGCCGGCCAGCAACAGCACGAGGATGATCGGCGTGAGCCACCACTTCTTGTTGTTGCGCGCGAAATCCCAGAACTCGCGGAAAAACCCGCGCTGCTCCTGTGCGGCCTGTTGCTCGAATTCGTTCGGGGCTTTCACGGTTCAGTATTGACGGAAGTAGCTCGCGGCACGCGGCGTCCCATCCCGGCGGTGCCAGTAGGAATCGGCGCGCGACGCGTCGGTTCGCTGCATGGCGTCGTGCCGGCGCAGGCGAAGGAGAAATCCGATCGGAGTCAACAACCCGAAATAGAGCGCCGCGAGCACCACGGTAGACACGACCCAGCCGATCGGGAACGTCACCCACATCAGCAGGACGTAGAACCGCCGCAGACCCTCGCGCCACACCGCGCCCACCGCCGGCACCAGCGCCGCCGCGATCCAGCACGCGACCGCGATGTTCGGCCGTTCCTCCAGCCATTGCAGCCAGCCCGCCACGCCCACGAACACCGCCCACGCCGCCGCGAACACCAGCAACTGGCGCGGCTTGGGCTGACGATCGATGCGGACGAGGGCCATGGCGTTCAGTCGATTTCGAAGTTCTTCAAGTGCGCGCGCGCATCCACGCGGTTAGCCGCGGGCTGCTCTTCCTTGCGCAGAATAAAATCTCCGACGACGAGCGCATCCATGTCCGTCGCCATGAAACACCGATACGCATCCGCCGGCGTGCAGACGATCGGCTCGCTGCGCACGTTGAAGCTCGTGTTGATCATCGCCGGGCAGCCCGTCGCGCGCTGAAACGCCTCGAGCAGTCGCCGGAATCGCGGATGCCGCTCCATGTCGACCGTCTGGATGCGTGCGCTGTAGTCGACGTGCGTGATCGCGGGCAACTCCGACCGCACTTCGTTCACGCGCGCCAATCCCGCTGTCGCTGAACCCGCCGGCGCACGCCGCCGCTCCTCGCGCACCGGCGCCACGAGCAGCATGTAGGGACTCTCCACGCCACGCGGCAGCGCGAAGTGATCCGCCGCGTGCTCCGCCAGCACCACCGGCGCGAACGGCCGGAACGACTCCCGGAATTTAATCTTCAGGTTCATCGTCGACTGCATCTCCGCGCGCCGCGCGTCGCCGAGAATGCTGCGCCCGCCGAGCGCGCGCGGGCCGTATTCCATGCGGCCCTGCACCCAGCCGACGACTTTGCCGTCCGCGATCAGCCGCGCCGTCTCCTCGCACAACGCCGCCTCGTCCGCCGCGCGCCGAAACACCGCGCCCGCACCGCGCAACGTCGCCTCGATCTCCGCCGCCGCAAAATCCGGCCCGAGCAGCGACCCGTGCTGACTGTCGCGCGCGGCCGGCACACGCGGTTTCTCCAACAGCTGATGCCAAACGAACAACGCCGCGCCGAGCGCGCCGCCCGCGTCGCCGGCCGCGGGCTGGATCCAGATGTTTTCGAACGGCCCCTCGCGCAGCAGCCGGCCGTTGCCCACGCAATTCAGCGCCACGCCACCCGCGAGACACAGGTTCTTCAAGCCGGTCTGCGCGTGGAGCTGTCGCGCCATGCGCAGATAAATTTTCTCGGTCACCTTCTGCACCGACGCCGCGAGATCGAACTCGCGCTCCGTCAACGGCGCTTCCGGCCGGCGCGGCGACCCGCCGAAGAGCGCGTCGAACTTCCGCGACGTCATCGTCAGCCCCGTGCAATAGTCGAAATACTCCAGCGCGAGCCGAAACGAGCCGTCCGGCCGCAGCTCGACGAGTTTTTCCAGAATGAGATCCACGTAGCGCGGCACGCCGTAGGGCGCGAGGCCCATGAGCTTGTATTCGCCGCTGTTGACCTTGAAGCCGCAGAAATACGTGAACGCCGAATACAACAGCCCGAGCGAGTGGGGAAACCGCAGCTCATGCGTCAGCTCGACGCGATTGCCGCGCCCGACGCCGAGGCTCGCCGTCGCCCATTCGCCGACGCCATCGACCGTGAGAATCGCCGCCTCCTCGAACGGCGAGGGGAAGAACGCGCTCGCCGCGTGCGACTCGTGGTGCTCCGTGAAAACGTAGGGCCGCCGATACGCGCCGCCGAGCCCGTCGTTCATCGCGCGCGTGAGTTGGAGCTTCTCGTGCAGCCACACCGGAGCCGCCTGGAAGAACGATTTGAAGCCGCGCGGCGCAAACGCGAGGTAGGTTTCGAGCAGTCGCTCGAACTTCAGCAGCGGCTTCTCGTAGTAAACGACGTGGTCGAGCTGCGCCGCCGTCAGTCCCGCGCGCCGCAGGCAAAAATCCACCGCGTGCTGCGGAAAGCGCGCATCGTGTTTCTTCCGCGTGAACCTCTCCTCCTGCGCCGCCGCGACGATCTCGCCGTCGACGACGAGCGCCGCCGCCGAGTCGTGGTAGAAAGCGGAGATGCCGAGGATCGCCGTCATGCGCCGCGTAGTTGTTTCAGCAATTCGTCGATCGACGCAATCGTCTCCGCGTCTCCCTCGATGACCGCGAGCCGCCGCGCGTCGGCGAGATGCTCGAGGCCTTCGAGAGGCCGCTTGAGATCGAACAACCGCCGCGCCAGCCGCAGCTCCAAGCCCGAATTCACCGGCCCGCTGCGCTCCGCCGCGCGCAGAAAACGCACCTGCGCCTCGGCATCGCCGCGCGCTTCGGCGAAAAGTGCCGCGCGCAGGTTGTTCGCCTGGTTGCGCGATTGGTGGTCGACGGTCGCGAGGGTGGCTTGCTCAGCCGCTTCGCGCTTTCCGGTCTCGAGCAGCAACGCGACGAGCTCCTCCTGCGCCGCCTGCTGCCCGGGATCGCGCTCGAGAATCGCCCGCAGCTCCCGCTCGGCGCCGGCGTTGTCGCGACCGCGCAATTCGCGCGCGCGGAAGAGCCGCGCGTTCGCGTCGTTCGGGACTAGCGCGAGCAGCGCGTCGAGATGCCGCCGGTAATCCTCCGGGCGCTTCGTCCGGGCAAAGAGATCGCCGAACGCCGGCGCCAGCGCCACCTGCTCGCGCGGCGTGCAACGCGCGGCTGTCGCGCGGAGCAGCTTTTCCGCCTCATCGTAACGACCAAGCCGCGCCAGCTTGATGGCCTCGTCGGCTGCGAGCGCGTAGCTGTAGGGCTGGAGCTTCTGCACGCGCTGCGACGCCGCCAGCGCGCCCGGCAAGTCGCCGAGATCGTCCGCGATTTCCTGTTCGAGCTTCGCGAGATCAGCACTCTCCGGATCCGACGCGACCGCTGCGACAATCACACGCTTCGCCGTCTGCAGCGCCGCCGGGCTTCGGCTCGCGACCTGCGCCATCGCCAGCTCGCGGCCGAGGCGCGCCATGTCTTCGGGGTAAGTGACCTGATTGGGAAACGGCGGGCTCTGCACGATCGGCGCGAGGCGCTGCAGGACATTGAAGCGTTCGCGCGCCGTGTAGCCGAGCGCCGCGGCGGCGGCGTTCGCGTCGAGAAACACTTTATTCTCCGGCGTCGGCAACAGCGCGACCGCGCCTTCGGCCATCGCGCGCGCGACGCGGGAATTGCCCTCCCAATCGAAATGCACGTGCTCGAACAACAGTTCGCGCCCGGCGATCGGCGCCGTGGACTCCGGGTCGGCGCCGAGCAGCCGCGCCGTATCCACGAGCCGCACCTTGCCACCTTCCGCGGCGACGGCGCGCACGATGTCGTTGACGCGCGGATCGGGCCGGAAACGCAGCGCGTCCCAGTGCAGCGCCTCGACGAAGAACTTCCGCGCTTCGCTTTCGCGTCCGGCTTGGAGCTCGAGCGAACCGAGCAGGAAGAGCGTCTCGGCGTGGTGCGCATCGATCTGCCGCGCTGCCTCGAGATGCGCGCGCCCCGACGCCGTGTCGCCGAGCTTCCACGCCACGCGTCCGGCATCGAACTCGCGTTGCCAGCGCGCCAGCTCGTCGCCGGCGAGGTCCGCGCGATGCAGCGAGAGCAGCGGCGGACAATCCTTCAGGTTCGCCACGACGGTCGTGAGCAGCACCGGCGCTCCGGCGTCGTTGGCCACGCGCACAATGTCGCGGAGGTTCTGCTCGAAGTTGCGATAGACCGTCTCGAGCCGCGGATCGTCGCCTGCCACGGCTTGGTTCACGAACATGCTCATGCCGCCCCATTCGACGGCCTTGGAGCGCGTCGCGACTTTCGCGAACAGCGCGCCGAGCAGTTGTCCGGTGCGCGTCGACTTCACCGCCACGCTCGCGCGGATGACCCACAGCGGCGGCGAACTCGACAGATACGCGCAGCCCGGGCCGTAGGGCCCGACGACCTCGTTGTTGCCGAGATAGACGACGAAGAGGTCAGGCGAAAACGCCGCGAAGCCGCGCGCGATCTGGTAAACCGCGTGCGAGTTGATCGCCACGACGCCGGCGTTGAGAACCTCGATGCGCCGGCCGGGATACAGCGCGCGGAGCTGCGCGCGCAGCTGCGGCGCGAAACCGAACATCGGCGCCGGCACGCCCTGCGCCGCCGATTCGCCGAGCACCACAACGCGCAGCGTGTTCGCGGGTTTTTCCCGCGCGACGCGGAAGTTCAGCGGCCGCAGGTCGAAACTCTCCGGCATGAACAACCGCACGTAGTCCGGATTCGTGCGAAACATGCCTGGCTCGCGGTCCGGGATCAGAAATCCGGTCGGACGCCCGTAGCCCGCGACGCGCAGCCCGATCTCCAATCCCACCACCAGCAACGCGGGCACCGCCACGAGTGCCAGCGCGCGGAACACCCACAGCCGCACGCCAGTGGTCGCGGACACGGACCGCAGCGGGGCATCGGGGCGGGGCGCACTCATGGGGGAAGGGCGCGGAGGATGCGCGACCCCGCGCAGCCGTGTCAACCGAACCGCCGCGCCCGCCGTTCAACATCCGGGAGTCCGCGAAAGCCGATGTTGCGTAATACGTATTTCGGCCGGGACGCCGCCCGGTCCTCAAAGCGCCGGCGGCCGGGACTCGGACTCCGCCAACTCCCGACGCGCCTCGGCCAACTGCGACACGATGCGCGCCTTCATCGTGTCATCCCACTGCTTCGCTTCGGCGTGAAGCTGACGGTCCTCCAGCCAGGCGATGTGCTCGCGCAGTCGTTGGAGCTCGGCCGGTCCGTGCGGCTTCTTCGTGCGCAGACGCAGCACGACCAACAGCGCCGTCGTCATCACGGCGACGAAAAGGAGGGCCAAGGCTTCCGGCATCGAAAACCACCGTGCACGCGACCGGCCGCCCGGCAAGCCGCCGCTGCCCGCGCGGGAGCTTTGGCGTTGAAGTCGCGCGCAATCCGTCCGGCAATCGCCCGCGATGCGCTCCGAAACTGCGCTCCCTGCCGGCAGCGAGGTGCTCCTCCTCGAGGACGACGCCGCGCTGCGCAAACGCCTCGCGGCCTACCTCCGTTCGCTCGGTTGCGAGATCACCGAAGCCGCCGATCTCGCCAGCGCGCGCCGCCTGCTCGCGGACCTGCGCTTCGATTTCGCGCTCGTCGACCTGCACCTGCCCGACGGCGACGTGCTCGAACTTTTCCGCCGCGGCGCGTTTTCGGAAAACACCGCCGTCGTCGTCATGACCGCGTTCGGCGGCGTGCGCGAGGCCGTCGAGGCGATGCGGCTCGGCGCGAGCGACTACCTCGCGAAACCCTTCGAGTTCGACCAGCTGCCGCTCGCGCTCCTGCGCGGTCGCCGCGGACACATCGCCGCGCGCCGCGAGGAGCACCGCGAAACGCCCGAGGAATTTTTCTTCGGCGAAAAGCTCGCCGGCCTCCGCACGCAGCTCGACTCGATCCTCGCCGCGCTCGCGCGCCTCGAAAAGCGCCTGCCGCCCGTGCTCATCGAGGGCGAGACCGGCACCGGCAAGAGCCTGCTCGCGAAATGGCTGCACGCCCACGGCCCGCGCGCCGCGCAACCGTTCGTGCGCGTGAACTGCGCCGCGCTGCCCGAGCAACTCGCCGAGTCGGAGCTCTTCGGCCACGAGCGCGGCGCGTTCACCGATGCGAAGAAAGGCCGCCTCGGGCTGTTCGAAGCGGCCGACGGCGGCACGCTGTTCCTCGACGAGATCGGTTCCCTCTCGCTCGCGACGCAGGCAAAAATTCTCACCGCCATCGACGACGGAAAAATCCGCCGCCTCGGCGCCACGCGCGAGACCGCCGTCGACGCGCACCTCATCGCCGCCAACAACCAGCCGCTCGACGCGCTGGTGCGCGCCGGCCAGTTCCGCGAGGACCTCTATCACCGGCTCCATCTGCTGCACGTGACGCTCCCGCCGCTGCGCGAGCGCGGCACCGACATCGTGCCGCTCGCGCGCCACCTGCTCACGCGTCTCGCCCAACGCCACCGCCGCGGCAACACCGCGTTCTCACCCGCCGCGGAGCGCGCGCTCGTCGCCCACGGCTGGCCCGGCAACCTCCGCGAGCTGTCGCACGAGATCGAGCGTGCCCTGATCTTCAGCAGCGGTCCCACGCTCGACCTCGCCACGCTCAGCGCGCCCGCCGAGGCAACCGGCGACGCCCCCGCCGCGACGACGACCTGGCGCAACCCCGCGTGGCGCATCCCGGAGAACGGCTTCGCGCTCGATGACGTGATCGAGTCGCTCGTGACCGACGCGTTGCGCGAGACCGACAACAACGTCTCCGCCGCCGCACGCCGCCTCGGCGTCACCCGCGAATTCCTCCGCTACCGTCTCGCCGCGCGCCGGCAAACGCCGCCGGCGAATGGGGGCTGACCACCACCTGTGCGCGCCCGGGCACGGCGGGATTGGGTGTAGCCACCCAGCGCGAAGGCAGCGCCGCGCGGCTCGTTTTCCGCCAAAAATTTTCTAAGCTCATCTTCCGCAAGCATCTCGTGCCGCTCTTCGCCGGACGGCACGTTTCCGGCAATTGTCCTCCGCATGAAATCGCTCTCCCCGCTGCCCCTTCTGCTCTCCGCGTTCGTGTTGTCGGCCGGCGCCGCCGACCAAACCAGCGCTCCAGCACCCTCGTCGTCCAGCGACACCGTGCGGGAAACGCCCCGCAGCTACACCGACCACACGTCGACCATCCAATACCGCGTCGACACCAACTTCCCGAACTATCATCCCTACTACGGCTCGCACATCGGATCGCCGCTCATGAACAGCTATTCGGGAACGATCCAGATCGAGCGCCGGCGCATCTTCCTGCCTCCGACCCCGCCCGCACTCGGCGAACCTTTGCGCGGCGATAAAA
This portion of the Opitutia bacterium genome encodes:
- a CDS encoding carbamoyltransferase codes for the protein MTAILGISAFYHDSAAALVVDGEIVAAAQEERFTRKKHDARFPQHAVDFCLRRAGLTAAQLDHVVYYEKPLLKFERLLETYLAFAPRGFKSFFQAAPVWLHEKLQLTRAMNDGLGGAYRRPYVFTEHHESHAASAFFPSPFEEAAILTVDGVGEWATASLGVGRGNRVELTHELRFPHSLGLLYSAFTYFCGFKVNSGEYKLMGLAPYGVPRYVDLILEKLVELRPDGSFRLALEYFDYCTGLTMTSRKFDALFGGSPRRPEAPLTEREFDLAASVQKVTEKIYLRMARQLHAQTGLKNLCLAGGVALNCVGNGRLLREGPFENIWIQPAAGDAGGALGAALFVWHQLLEKPRVPAARDSQHGSLLGPDFAAAEIEATLRGAGAVFRRAADEAALCEETARLIADGKVVGWVQGRMEYGPRALGGRSILGDARRAEMQSTMNLKIKFRESFRPFAPVVLAEHAADHFALPRGVESPYMLLVAPVREERRRAPAGSATAGLARVNEVRSELPAITHVDYSARIQTVDMERHPRFRRLLEAFQRATGCPAMINTSFNVRSEPIVCTPADAYRCFMATDMDALVVGDFILRKEEQPAANRVDARAHLKNFEID
- a CDS encoding sigma-54-dependent Fis family transcriptional regulator, whose protein sequence is MRSETALPAGSEVLLLEDDAALRKRLAAYLRSLGCEITEAADLASARRLLADLRFDFALVDLHLPDGDVLELFRRGAFSENTAVVVMTAFGGVREAVEAMRLGASDYLAKPFEFDQLPLALLRGRRGHIAARREEHRETPEEFFFGEKLAGLRTQLDSILAALARLEKRLPPVLIEGETGTGKSLLAKWLHAHGPRAAQPFVRVNCAALPEQLAESELFGHERGAFTDAKKGRLGLFEAADGGTLFLDEIGSLSLATQAKILTAIDDGKIRRLGATRETAVDAHLIAANNQPLDALVRAGQFREDLYHRLHLLHVTLPPLRERGTDIVPLARHLLTRLAQRHRRGNTAFSPAAERALVAHGWPGNLRELSHEIERALIFSSGPTLDLATLSAPAEATGDAPAATTTWRNPAWRIPENGFALDDVIESLVTDALRETDNNVSAAARRLGVTREFLRYRLAARRQTPPANGG